Below is a window of Sporosarcina ureae DNA.
AAAGATGAGCATGTTAAAGTAAATGATAGTTCAGTTAAACCAAACTATAAGGTCAAAACAGATGATAAAATCGCTTTAGAGCAACCAGACGTGGAAGAATATGATGTAGAAGCAGAAAACTTAAACCTAGAAATCGTCTATGAAGATCAAGACGTGTTGGTTGTCAACAAACCAGTTGGGATGGTTGTCCATCCATCAGCTGGCCATGTAAGTGGGACATTAGTTAACGGGTTGATGTACCAAGTGAAAGACTTGTCAGGTATTAACGGTATTATGAGACCGGGTATCGTGCACCGTATCGATAAAGATACTTCAGGGTTATTGATGGTAGCTAAAAATGATAAAGCGCATGTTTCATTAGTGAATCAGCTAGTGGATAAATCAGTAAATCGTGTTTATACAGCATTAGTTCACGGACATATTCCACATGATAACGGTACGATCGATGCACCAATTGGACGAGATAAACGAGATCGTCAAAGAATGGCCGTTGTGGATGATGGAAAACATGCTGTTACACATTTTAAGGTTCTTGAACGTTTTGGAGACTATACATTGGTTGAATGCCGTTTGGAAACAGGAAGAACTCATCAAATCCGCGTGCATATGAAATATATCGGCTATCCACTTGTAGGAGATCCGAAATATGGCCAAAGAAAAACAATCGATTTTGGAGGACAAGTACTCCATGCTGGAACGGTAGGATTTGATCATCCCGAAACGGGTGAATATATGGAATTCACCGCTCCATTGCCTGAAAATTATAAACAATTACTCAATGAATTACGTCCTTGATAGTCGTTGACAAACGCTAGTGGTGAGATGTATACTCTATTAAGCAATTGAATAGCGATACCTTTAATGTCAGTCCTGTGAGGCTGGGAAGGTTGCACGGAATTACATGATAGCTTACTGCGGTAAGTATCGATGTATGCTTTTTTCTGCACGTCCGCCCTCCAGTCTACTCTGACTGGAGGGCTTTTTTTGTAGACTATAGGTAAAAAAGGAAGGGGATTTATGATATGGCGGAAAAAGCAGCAATACTCGATGAGCAAGCCATGACTCGGGCGATCACACGTATTGCACATGAAATTATTGAAAAGAACCGTGGCATTGATCAATGTATATTAGTAGGCATTAAGACAAGAGGTGCCATCTTGGCTAAGCGCTTAGCCGATAAAATTGAATTAATTGAAGGAAAACCAATTAAAAAGGGTGAATTGGATATCACATTGTATAGAGATGATCTTCAATTGAAGAATGCCCAAGGAGAAGCATTTGTTCAACAAGTAAATATAGAGCACGATGTGGCCAATCAAAAAGTCATCCTAGTTGATGATGTTCTCTACACAGGAAGAACAGTCCGAGCAGCATTAGATGCGATAATGGACTTAGGAAGACCTTCTTCCATACAGCTGGCGGTACTAGTAGACCGTGGTCATCGGGAACTACCGATTCGACCGGACTTTGTCGGAAAAAACATTCCAACTTCAAATGAAGAACGAGTCGTAGTCAGTATGATCGAAACAGATGCAACGGATGGAGTCACTATTCACACACGTACATTATAAGCAGCTGGGGGAAATGACGGATGAGCGTAAAAGTATTGGATGTACATGAAAAGCCGCAACCGGTGCGCTGGCTTGCATTAAGTTTACAGCATATGTTCGCAATGTTTGGCGCGACAATCTTAGTACCGCAACTAGTAGGTTTAAGTCCTGCTATTGCACTATTAACTAGTGGAATTGCAACTATCGTATTTATTATCGTAACGAAGTTTCAAGTGCCCGCATATCTAGGCTCTTCATTTGCCTTTATTGTTCCGATACAGATGGCGACTCAATCAGGCGGTATAGGCAGTGCGATGATTGGTAGCATGTTCGTTGCGCTAGTCTATGCCATTATATCGTTACTGATTTACAAGACAGGTTATAACTGGATTATGAAGTTATTACCGCCAATCGTAGTTGGTCCAGTCATCATGGTAATTGGATTGGCAATTGCACCAACAGCTATTAGTATGGCAAGCACGATTAATGTGGATGGAGTAGACGTTTATAGTGGTTTGCACTTTTCAGCAGCTCTAGTCACACTTGCTTCTGCAGTGTTCTGCCTGATGTTCTTTAAAGGAATTATCAGCTTGATGCCAGTACTAATCGGTATTATGGTCGGGTATATCTACTCTGCCTTCATCGGCATACTGGATTTCAGCAAAGTAGTAGAAGCGAAATGGTTTGCGGTACCGGAGATGCTCATTCCAGGTATTGACTATGAATTTGTCGTAACGCCAACGCTATTGATCATCATGGTGCCAATCGCGATTGTAACGATCTCTGAGCATATTGGTCACCAGCTTGTACTCGGCAAAGTAGTAGATCGGAATTACATCGAAAGTCCGGGATTGCATAGGTCATTGCTTGGTGATGGACTAGGTACTTTACTGAGTGGATTGGTCGGAGGACCACCTAAAACTACATACGGAGAGAATATCGGTGTACTAGCTATTACACGCGTTTACAGTGTGTATGTCATCATGGGGGCCGCCGTATTTGCGATACTCTTCTCTTTCATAGGTAAAATAATGGCGTTAATTGCTACGATTCCTACAGCGGTACTTGGTGGTATATCGATTCTATTGTTCGGTATCATCGCTTCATCAGGGATGCGGATGCTCATCGACCACAAAATCGACTTTGATAATCAACGAAATCTAGTCATCGCATCCATCATTTTGGTCATCGGAATAGGTGGAGCGACTATCAATATAAGCGAGACATTCCAAGTCGGAGGTATGGCACTGGCAGCAATTGTCGGAGTGCTGCTGAATCTAGTATTGCCAGGTAAAACGAATGATACCTTGATGGATGAAGAAGAATAGAAAACAAAAGTAGTACGTGCACTTCGTGAAGGGGGAATATGTGATGGAACATTTAGTTTCAATGAAAGACCTGACAGTGGAAGAAATCATGCTCATACTCGATAGGGCAGCGATTTTCAAGCGGCTGGGATTCCGGGAATTGCCTGGAACTTATACCGTCTGCAACTTGTTTTTTGAACCTAGTACAAGAACAAAAACGAGTTTTGAAATGGCAGAGCGTAAAGTAGGCGCGCAAATTATCCCCTTTGAGACGAGTTTCTCTAGTACGTTAAAGGGAGAAACACTATATGATACGATTAGGACGTTGGAAGCAATAGGTTTGGATGCACTAGTTATACGACATCCAGCCGATGGTTTCTATGAAGAGCTAATAAAACGAACGAATGTTGCAATCATTAATGCAGGAGATGGATCCGGTCAACATCCCACACAATCCTTGCTCGACATCTTCACGATTCAAGAAGAGTTCGGTCAATTTGAAGGGTTAAAAGTATTGATTGCAGGAGACATCGCCCATAGTCGAGTAGCACGTTCGAACGCAGAAGCTTTGCGCAAGTTAGGAGCCGACGTCACGTTCCTTTGCCCGCCGGAATGGGCAGGAGAATTCGATAGCGTCGACAACTGGGATGAGGTTATTGAAACAAGTGATGTGGTCATGCTTCTCCGAGTACAGCACGAACGTCATAATACAGAGATGGCGTATACGAAAGCCGCTTATCATGAACAATATGGTCTTACGATTGAACGGGCGGCCAGAATGAAAAAAGGTGCGATCATCATGCATCCTGCTCCAGTGAACCGAGATGTAGAAATAGCAGACTGTTTAATAGAAAGTCCACAGTCGAGAATTTTTAAACAGGTAGAAAACGGCGTCTATATTCGGGCTGCTGTTCTAGAACTTATATTGAAGGGGCGGAAGTAATATGAACACGTTAATTCAACAAGTACAAATGGTAAACGAAGAGGGCAAGATCATCGTAACGGACATCAAAATTGTAGATGGAAAGATTGCGGAAATTGGCAATCAATTAGCAGTAGACGGATGTGAAATTGTTGAAGGGGAAGGATTACTTGTATCTCCTGGCTTCATCGACGTGCACGTCCATTTACGTGAACCGGGTGGCGAACATAAAGAAACAATTGAAACAGGTACATATTCAGCAGCTAAAGGCGGATATACAACCATTTGTCCAATGCCAAATACACGCCCAGTACCCGACACGAAAGAAAATCTTGAAAAAATCAATACATTAATTAAAGACAATGCAAAAATTCGTGTACT
It encodes the following:
- a CDS encoding RluA family pseudouridine synthase; translation: MEKFEYVITEELTGNRIDKALATLQPDWSRTQIQQWVKDEHVKVNDSSVKPNYKVKTDDKIALEQPDVEEYDVEAENLNLEIVYEDQDVLVVNKPVGMVVHPSAGHVSGTLVNGLMYQVKDLSGINGIMRPGIVHRIDKDTSGLLMVAKNDKAHVSLVNQLVDKSVNRVYTALVHGHIPHDNGTIDAPIGRDKRDRQRMAVVDDGKHAVTHFKVLERFGDYTLVECRLETGRTHQIRVHMKYIGYPLVGDPKYGQRKTIDFGGQVLHAGTVGFDHPETGEYMEFTAPLPENYKQLLNELRP
- the pyrR gene encoding bifunctional pyr operon transcriptional regulator/uracil phosphoribosyltransferase PyrR, coding for MAEKAAILDEQAMTRAITRIAHEIIEKNRGIDQCILVGIKTRGAILAKRLADKIELIEGKPIKKGELDITLYRDDLQLKNAQGEAFVQQVNIEHDVANQKVILVDDVLYTGRTVRAALDAIMDLGRPSSIQLAVLVDRGHRELPIRPDFVGKNIPTSNEERVVVSMIETDATDGVTIHTRTL
- a CDS encoding uracil-xanthine permease family protein, producing the protein MSVKVLDVHEKPQPVRWLALSLQHMFAMFGATILVPQLVGLSPAIALLTSGIATIVFIIVTKFQVPAYLGSSFAFIVPIQMATQSGGIGSAMIGSMFVALVYAIISLLIYKTGYNWIMKLLPPIVVGPVIMVIGLAIAPTAISMASTINVDGVDVYSGLHFSAALVTLASAVFCLMFFKGIISLMPVLIGIMVGYIYSAFIGILDFSKVVEAKWFAVPEMLIPGIDYEFVVTPTLLIIMVPIAIVTISEHIGHQLVLGKVVDRNYIESPGLHRSLLGDGLGTLLSGLVGGPPKTTYGENIGVLAITRVYSVYVIMGAAVFAILFSFIGKIMALIATIPTAVLGGISILLFGIIASSGMRMLIDHKIDFDNQRNLVIASIILVIGIGGATINISETFQVGGMALAAIVGVLLNLVLPGKTNDTLMDEEE
- a CDS encoding aspartate carbamoyltransferase catalytic subunit yields the protein MEHLVSMKDLTVEEIMLILDRAAIFKRLGFRELPGTYTVCNLFFEPSTRTKTSFEMAERKVGAQIIPFETSFSSTLKGETLYDTIRTLEAIGLDALVIRHPADGFYEELIKRTNVAIINAGDGSGQHPTQSLLDIFTIQEEFGQFEGLKVLIAGDIAHSRVARSNAEALRKLGADVTFLCPPEWAGEFDSVDNWDEVIETSDVVMLLRVQHERHNTEMAYTKAAYHEQYGLTIERAARMKKGAIIMHPAPVNRDVEIADCLIESPQSRIFKQVENGVYIRAAVLELILKGRK